The Stratiformator vulcanicus genome has a segment encoding these proteins:
- a CDS encoding VOC family protein, which yields MTANPDPMPIGELDALHHVAIEAEDIAAAVEWYRKTFRCDVTYQDDTWAMLKFANMSLALVTPGQHPMHIGFVTPEAESYGELKTHRDGTKSIYISDPTGNAVELLAPINV from the coding sequence ATGACTGCCAATCCAGACCCGATGCCGATCGGCGAACTTGACGCGCTTCATCACGTCGCGATCGAAGCCGAAGACATCGCCGCAGCGGTCGAGTGGTACCGCAAGACATTCCGCTGTGATGTCACCTATCAGGACGACACATGGGCGATGCTGAAATTTGCCAACATGAGTCTCGCCTTGGTGACGCCGGGGCAGCATCCGATGCACATCGGCTTCGTCACGCCGGAGGCTGAGTCTTATGGCGAACTGAAGACGCATCGCGACGGAACAAAATCGATCTACATCTCCGACCCGACCGGAAACGCCGTGGAGCTCTTGGCCCCCATCAACGTGTAG
- a CDS encoding VIT and vWA domain-containing protein: MRTLIAIAASLTISFASNHASACFVRSPQPVQVWVDQVAIDIRGNVAEKHYVCGFKNPNGGAIVGGECYMELEPGSQVDALTVSVDGSKTTAEILPVEEANEVFKNIVKEGGSPALLEYFGNQLIRTKLPNIPAGQVVTVDLRYTTVLKRHGDFLRVRCLNTNPKPLQQKLKKAGVKVRIKSAEPIKAVYSPTHPVEIEEEKDWDVVVKWSEEDYLPKYPFVLYVKSAKQALGAGLLTHHPPGEDGSFMLLLSPGHGSAATPDWLQTGVPKDIVFCVDTSGSMLKDRKIEQLKQALTYCVSELREGDRFNIVDFNTGVRSMAKSGLVESNDETEATALDYVDRLHARGGTAIKDALDQSLLLLSAGRTEDAAVTPMIVFVTDGLPTIGELEPDKILKETSKLNSDGVRLFVFGQGYGVNARLLDQLAKQNSGEADYALPDEKIEDFIKPFFDRVGTPVLSNVSVEIEGVETYDIYPRTVTDLYRGEQLILVGRYRGSGAGKVVLRGQSSDGEQVLKYDVEFSAEAVSEDNAFLPRLWAGRRIDELLSIAAGQDPAPAEIIEEVVGLATRYGIITPYTSFLIEERPGTSGGAAAAEEQAGRVRRDLRRFWGKSSEFNSSLDRGKAQKQNVEDAKAAALARKNSSLSGNASDLYRQAADELSKSSLSGQKKSALDAVQFIADRTFYQRNGRWEQAEFPNHAVAKLNTVELGGDAYFELLKKDALAARYLALGNVVVNLDGEWYEVK, from the coding sequence ATGCGGACTCTCATAGCGATTGCCGCCTCGCTGACAATTAGCTTTGCATCGAATCATGCGTCAGCCTGCTTCGTTCGATCACCCCAACCGGTGCAGGTTTGGGTCGATCAGGTCGCGATCGACATTCGCGGCAACGTCGCTGAGAAACACTACGTTTGCGGATTCAAAAACCCCAACGGCGGGGCGATCGTAGGCGGCGAATGCTATATGGAACTGGAACCGGGCTCGCAGGTCGACGCCCTGACCGTTTCCGTCGACGGTTCGAAAACAACGGCGGAGATTCTGCCGGTTGAAGAAGCGAATGAAGTCTTTAAGAACATCGTGAAGGAGGGCGGCTCGCCGGCGCTTCTCGAATATTTTGGCAACCAGTTAATTCGCACCAAACTGCCGAACATCCCGGCCGGACAGGTCGTGACCGTCGATTTGCGCTACACGACCGTCTTAAAGCGGCACGGCGACTTCCTGCGGGTTCGTTGTCTTAACACGAACCCCAAACCGCTGCAGCAGAAGTTAAAGAAGGCGGGCGTCAAGGTCCGCATTAAGAGTGCAGAACCAATCAAAGCGGTCTATTCGCCGACTCACCCGGTCGAGATTGAAGAAGAAAAGGACTGGGATGTCGTGGTGAAGTGGTCGGAGGAGGATTACCTGCCGAAGTATCCGTTCGTATTGTACGTTAAGTCGGCGAAGCAGGCGCTCGGAGCGGGACTGCTGACGCACCACCCCCCCGGTGAAGACGGGTCATTCATGCTGCTGCTGTCACCGGGGCACGGCTCCGCCGCGACTCCCGACTGGCTGCAAACCGGCGTTCCGAAGGATATCGTATTCTGTGTCGACACCTCCGGCTCCATGCTCAAAGACCGAAAAATTGAACAGCTTAAGCAAGCCTTGACGTATTGCGTATCGGAACTCCGCGAAGGCGATCGTTTTAACATCGTTGATTTTAATACCGGAGTTCGCTCGATGGCCAAGTCCGGTCTGGTCGAGTCGAATGACGAGACCGAAGCGACGGCGCTGGACTACGTCGACCGCCTGCATGCCCGCGGCGGCACCGCGATTAAGGACGCGCTGGACCAGTCGCTTTTGCTATTGTCCGCAGGCCGCACGGAAGACGCAGCCGTCACGCCAATGATCGTATTCGTGACCGACGGCTTGCCAACGATTGGCGAACTTGAGCCTGACAAAATTCTTAAGGAGACATCCAAACTCAATTCCGACGGAGTTCGCCTGTTCGTCTTCGGGCAGGGCTACGGCGTGAATGCCCGTTTGCTCGACCAACTCGCAAAGCAAAATTCGGGCGAAGCGGACTACGCGCTGCCCGATGAAAAAATCGAAGACTTCATCAAGCCGTTCTTTGATCGCGTCGGCACCCCTGTCCTCAGCAATGTGAGCGTTGAGATCGAGGGCGTCGAGACGTATGACATCTACCCGCGCACCGTGACCGACCTTTATCGAGGAGAGCAGTTGATCCTTGTGGGCCGATATCGTGGCAGCGGAGCAGGCAAAGTGGTACTCCGCGGACAATCATCTGACGGCGAACAGGTGCTAAAATACGATGTCGAGTTTAGCGCAGAGGCCGTCAGTGAAGACAATGCCTTCCTGCCCCGCTTGTGGGCCGGGCGACGCATCGACGAACTGCTCTCGATCGCGGCCGGACAGGACCCGGCGCCGGCTGAAATCATTGAGGAGGTGGTCGGGTTGGCCACGCGGTACGGGATCATCACCCCGTACACGAGCTTCCTGATCGAAGAGCGGCCCGGCACTTCAGGCGGAGCTGCTGCGGCTGAAGAACAGGCCGGTCGGGTTCGACGTGATTTGCGACGATTCTGGGGCAAATCGAGCGAGTTCAACTCATCTCTTGACCGCGGAAAAGCCCAAAAACAGAATGTCGAAGACGCGAAAGCGGCGGCCCTGGCCCGCAAGAACTCATCACTCAGCGGGAACGCGAGCGATCTCTACCGCCAAGCCGCGGACGAACTCTCGAAGTCTAGCTTGTCGGGGCAAAAGAAGTCCGCCCTCGATGCGGTGCAGTTCATTGCTGATCGCACCTTCTACCAGCGGAACGGGCGTTGGGAGCAGGCGGAGTTCCCGAATCATGCGGTCGCGAAACTGAACACAGTTGAGCTTGGCGGCGACGCCTATTTCGAATTGCTGAAGAAAGACGCCCTCGCCGCTCGCTACCTTGCACTGGGTAACGTGGTCGTCAATCTCGACGGAGAATGGTACGAGGTCAAGTAG
- a CDS encoding VWA domain-containing protein, protein MLASLCFRSSLAALGVIAVFGLNSPSAISDDPAEKPAPVSEAPKIEIAILLDTSNSMDGLINQAKAQLWKIVNEFATAERDGASPELRVALYEYGKSSLAPGEGYLRQITSLTDDLDRISEELFALTTNGGDEYCGQVIAAATKGLDWSSANNDLKLIVIAGNEPFTQGSVDYKVACKAAIAKGVIINTIFCGPEEEGIRTSWKDGAVLADGTYSHIDQNQAVATINTPYDKELSALSGNLNKTYVAFGAKKQRQRFLQNQEAQDSNAALAAPAAAAERAQFKAGGLYDNSARDLVDAIDKNKVRLDELKAEELPEELKGKSTEEQKEVLAKKAAERAKIQARIQELSKQRNEYVAGERKRLAEDGEENSLEGALSTTLRRQAESRGFQFSE, encoded by the coding sequence GTGCTCGCTTCGCTCTGTTTCCGCTCGTCACTTGCTGCCTTGGGCGTGATTGCCGTTTTCGGCCTGAATTCTCCATCCGCGATTTCGGATGATCCGGCTGAAAAGCCTGCCCCGGTGAGTGAAGCTCCGAAGATCGAGATCGCGATTTTGCTCGACACGTCCAACAGCATGGACGGCCTGATCAATCAGGCGAAGGCGCAGTTGTGGAAGATCGTCAATGAATTCGCCACCGCCGAGCGCGATGGGGCCTCGCCGGAACTGCGGGTGGCCCTGTACGAATACGGCAAATCCTCTTTGGCGCCCGGAGAGGGTTATCTCAGGCAGATCACGTCGCTAACCGATGACCTCGATCGAATTTCCGAAGAGCTCTTCGCTCTCACGACCAACGGCGGGGACGAATATTGCGGTCAAGTAATCGCCGCCGCAACGAAGGGGCTCGATTGGAGCAGTGCCAACAACGATCTCAAGTTAATTGTGATCGCGGGGAACGAGCCATTCACGCAGGGCTCGGTCGACTACAAGGTAGCCTGCAAGGCAGCGATCGCCAAGGGGGTGATTATCAACACGATCTTCTGCGGCCCTGAGGAAGAAGGCATCCGCACGAGTTGGAAGGACGGAGCCGTCCTCGCCGACGGAACCTACTCGCACATCGATCAGAATCAAGCCGTCGCGACCATAAATACGCCCTACGATAAAGAACTGTCAGCGCTGAGCGGGAACCTGAACAAGACCTACGTGGCCTTCGGGGCAAAAAAACAACGGCAACGATTCTTACAGAATCAGGAAGCCCAAGACTCGAATGCCGCTTTGGCGGCACCCGCCGCAGCGGCAGAGCGAGCTCAATTTAAAGCGGGCGGCCTTTATGACAATTCAGCCCGCGACCTCGTCGATGCGATCGATAAGAACAAGGTAAGACTTGACGAACTTAAGGCTGAAGAACTCCCCGAAGAGCTTAAAGGCAAGTCGACCGAAGAGCAGAAAGAAGTTCTTGCGAAGAAAGCTGCAGAGCGGGCGAAGATTCAAGCACGTATTCAAGAGCTTTCAAAGCAGCGCAATGAGTATGTCGCAGGCGAACGCAAACGCTTGGCGGAAGACGGAGAGGAAAATTCCTTGGAAGGAGCCCTTTCAACCACGCTGCGACGGCAAGCCGAATCGCGCGGCTTCCAATTCAGCGAATAA
- a CDS encoding ABC transporter permease subunit: MSGLLALFTRSLKVDANGWKGHTFRLAFAAMIAFALLRMIARIATVGAPGLDFFTGIAYLNVFFISLAGVSFFATAITEEKEEGTLGLLRMAGIGSSAILLGKSTSRLVGAGLLLVVQFPFFLLSITLGGVLMPQIWAAAASLLAFLAFVGNVGLFFSVLCKRSGTAVALSAVVLAGYFGLPIVIEPLIGNPLILLGIPISPIAEAVSDFSVITRLNEILLTNFAEQPFGTQVVSNLVVAVVLFLTAWMLFSREGHEDETAEPGRVAQGPGRFKAFSPGRAWGDPFAWKEFYFLSGGIPLILLKVIAYVALAVVIYAYVYYSSRRFDIEEVGAILVGAALIAAVVETCRVAVSLFKEEVYGHNLEALVLLPNPIAKIAVGKVMGVLPTLTPVLIFLILAMFSTPRVTEGSQELLSSSYLYAGVAYYIVFLHVVVLMSLFVRWGAVPLAFLVTIFATYAVSPLALFSVLFAGIIDSAQAGALPLVVMLAAAAFALQLAIQRRLIVLGGR; this comes from the coding sequence ATGAGCGGTCTTCTCGCACTTTTTACTCGCAGTCTCAAAGTCGATGCGAATGGTTGGAAGGGGCATACCTTTCGGCTCGCGTTCGCGGCGATGATCGCGTTTGCGCTGTTGCGGATGATCGCCCGGATCGCGACCGTCGGTGCTCCGGGTCTCGACTTCTTCACCGGCATCGCCTATCTCAACGTGTTCTTTATTAGTCTGGCCGGGGTGAGTTTCTTTGCGACCGCCATCACCGAAGAGAAGGAAGAGGGCACGCTTGGTCTATTAAGAATGGCGGGCATCGGCAGTTCCGCGATCCTGCTCGGCAAATCGACGAGTCGACTCGTGGGGGCGGGCCTATTGTTGGTGGTGCAATTCCCGTTCTTTTTGCTCTCGATCACCTTGGGCGGAGTTTTAATGCCGCAGATTTGGGCGGCAGCGGCATCGCTACTTGCCTTTTTGGCCTTTGTCGGCAACGTCGGGCTATTCTTCAGCGTATTGTGTAAGCGGTCGGGAACGGCGGTCGCGCTCTCCGCCGTGGTGCTGGCCGGCTACTTCGGGCTGCCGATCGTCATCGAGCCGCTGATCGGCAATCCGCTGATCCTGCTCGGCATCCCGATCAGTCCGATCGCGGAGGCCGTCTCCGACTTCTCGGTTATCACGCGATTAAACGAGATTCTGTTGACCAACTTCGCCGAGCAGCCGTTCGGAACTCAAGTCGTGAGCAACTTGGTGGTAGCCGTCGTGCTCTTCTTAACCGCATGGATGTTATTTAGCCGGGAAGGGCATGAAGACGAAACCGCTGAGCCGGGCCGCGTCGCACAGGGCCCCGGACGGTTTAAGGCTTTCAGCCCAGGACGGGCATGGGGCGACCCATTTGCGTGGAAAGAGTTCTATTTTCTCAGCGGCGGCATCCCTTTAATTCTCTTAAAGGTCATCGCCTATGTTGCCTTGGCCGTCGTTATTTACGCGTATGTCTATTATTCGTCGCGGCGATTCGATATCGAAGAAGTTGGCGCCATTCTCGTCGGTGCGGCGCTCATTGCGGCGGTCGTCGAAACCTGCCGTGTCGCCGTCTCTTTATTTAAGGAAGAAGTCTACGGACACAACCTCGAAGCGTTGGTGCTTCTTCCGAACCCGATCGCAAAGATTGCAGTTGGCAAAGTCATGGGCGTCCTGCCCACCTTGACGCCGGTGCTGATCTTCTTAATTCTCGCGATGTTCTCAACGCCGCGCGTGACCGAAGGTTCGCAGGAGCTATTATCGAGCTCGTACCTTTATGCGGGTGTGGCGTACTATATCGTGTTCCTGCATGTCGTCGTTTTAATGTCGCTCTTCGTCCGCTGGGGTGCAGTCCCGCTGGCGTTTCTGGTGACCATCTTCGCTACCTACGCCGTCAGCCCTTTGGCACTCTTTTCGGTCTTGTTCGCCGGGATTATCGACTCCGCGCAGGCTGGGGCATTGCCCCTTGTCGTAATGCTCGCGGCAGCAGCGTTTGCCCTACAACTAGCGATCCAGCGTCGGCTGATCGTTCTCGGCGGGCGATAG
- a CDS encoding sigma-70 family RNA polymerase sigma factor, giving the protein MSSAAVADKKSGAQSKSSRPKRKNSAASRLRARAEEIGRTEVDYMYNKEFDVADVQVEIEATSLLDPEQRSRKAKRPPGLPSYLASLYEVPLLSAAHEAALFRKMNYLKHRANQVRAKLNLSRPSKAKMAEFERLMDESERIRNRIARCNLRLVVSIARKFADRDNPFDDFVSDGNVALLHAIAKFDYGRGFRFSTYATHAIRRMFYRQVQQKKRRNDRVMLGPGEMLSEAADGHEQIHLDARQYGDVCDLLTQMKDRLDEREQAIVEARFGLTDSEEAETLQRVAKRLGICKERVRQLQNRALDKLRELAVELRIEAPVFLSPEN; this is encoded by the coding sequence ATGAGCAGTGCGGCAGTCGCTGATAAAAAGAGCGGTGCGCAGTCGAAGTCGAGTCGGCCGAAGCGAAAAAACTCGGCGGCCAGCCGCCTCCGAGCGCGTGCCGAAGAGATCGGCCGGACCGAAGTCGATTACATGTACAACAAAGAGTTTGACGTCGCGGATGTCCAAGTAGAGATCGAGGCGACGTCGTTACTTGATCCGGAGCAGCGGTCCCGCAAAGCGAAGCGGCCCCCCGGCTTGCCGTCGTATCTCGCTTCGCTATATGAGGTTCCGCTCTTGAGTGCGGCCCACGAAGCCGCCCTGTTCCGCAAAATGAACTACCTCAAGCACCGGGCGAATCAAGTACGAGCGAAATTGAACCTCTCACGGCCGTCGAAAGCGAAGATGGCCGAATTCGAGCGGCTGATGGATGAGTCAGAGCGAATTCGAAACAGAATCGCACGCTGCAACCTGCGGCTCGTCGTTTCGATTGCCCGCAAGTTCGCCGATCGCGACAACCCGTTTGATGATTTCGTCAGTGATGGGAACGTCGCTCTGCTTCACGCGATCGCCAAATTCGATTACGGTCGGGGATTTCGGTTCAGCACCTACGCGACGCACGCGATTCGTCGGATGTTCTACCGGCAGGTCCAGCAGAAGAAGCGACGCAACGATCGCGTGATGCTCGGGCCGGGCGAAATGTTGTCTGAAGCGGCCGATGGGCATGAGCAGATCCATCTGGACGCCCGGCAGTACGGCGATGTTTGCGACTTGCTCACGCAGATGAAAGATCGTCTCGACGAACGGGAGCAGGCGATCGTTGAAGCTCGGTTCGGACTGACCGATTCGGAGGAGGCCGAAACCCTGCAACGCGTGGCAAAGCGACTCGGCATCTGCAAAGAGCGTGTCCGGCAATTGCAGAACCGAGCGCTCGACAAGTTGCGAGAGCTTGCCGTCGAATTGCGAATTGAAGCCCCGGTGTTTCTTTCGCCGGAAAACTGA
- a CDS encoding ribose-phosphate diphosphokinase, with translation MNNFRLFGLEGSRRFAQRVAKYLDVPVSKHREDFFADRETYARSEVNVRASDVYVISSLYADKDQSVPEKMVKLLFFVGSLVDASARRITVVCPYLAFARQDRKTESRAPISIKYLAQCLEAVGANRVLTMDIHNLSAFQNAFRIPTDNLEAKNLLADYLCGVDSGRDSDGVPQPVETHLPDPLINNPDDLVVLAPDSGGMGRAKRFRNALEERLQLHNKIDVAYLDKERMDGSNVSGSKIIGDVKGKRIILLDDMISSGGTVRICVEAVKSHKAEMYAVCATHGLFVGGNVEKNLADVPRLVITDTIRPFRLKQSKWENRLFVIPTSMMFAQAIRRTHEEGGSISDLLQ, from the coding sequence GTGAATAATTTTCGGCTTTTCGGCCTCGAAGGCTCCCGGCGATTCGCCCAACGTGTCGCCAAGTATCTCGACGTTCCCGTTTCGAAGCATCGCGAAGACTTCTTCGCCGACCGGGAAACGTACGCCCGTAGCGAGGTCAATGTCCGAGCGTCGGACGTGTACGTCATCAGCTCGCTGTACGCCGACAAGGATCAGTCGGTTCCGGAGAAGATGGTCAAGCTGCTGTTCTTCGTCGGTTCGCTCGTGGATGCGTCCGCCCGCCGGATCACAGTGGTCTGCCCGTACCTCGCATTCGCCAGGCAGGATCGCAAAACGGAGAGCCGTGCCCCAATCAGCATCAAGTATCTGGCCCAGTGCTTGGAGGCCGTGGGCGCGAATCGCGTGTTGACGATGGACATTCACAATCTGTCCGCCTTTCAGAACGCATTTCGTATTCCGACCGACAATCTCGAAGCAAAGAATTTACTGGCCGACTATCTGTGCGGGGTCGATTCCGGACGCGACAGCGACGGCGTGCCGCAACCGGTCGAAACGCACCTGCCCGATCCCCTCATCAATAACCCCGACGATCTTGTCGTACTCGCGCCCGACAGCGGCGGCATGGGGCGGGCGAAACGCTTTCGCAATGCTCTCGAAGAGCGGCTGCAACTTCACAATAAAATCGATGTCGCTTATCTCGACAAAGAGCGGATGGACGGCTCAAATGTTAGCGGCAGCAAAATTATCGGAGACGTTAAAGGCAAGCGGATTATTCTGCTTGACGACATGATCTCCAGCGGCGGCACCGTGCGAATCTGCGTTGAAGCGGTGAAGAGTCACAAGGCGGAGATGTACGCCGTCTGCGCAACGCACGGCTTGTTCGTCGGGGGCAACGTCGAGAAAAATCTGGCCGACGTCCCGCGGCTGGTCATTACCGACACGATTCGGCCGTTTCGCCTGAAGCAATCGAAATGGGAGAATCGGCTGTTCGTCATTCCGACCTCGATGATGTTCGCCCAGGCCATTCGCCGCACGCATGAAGAGGGCGGCTCGATCAGTGACCTGCTGCAATAA
- a CDS encoding four helix bundle protein, whose product MFQFENLIVWQKSIDYADRIYDLTDRFPRDEKFGLTAQLRRAAVSISSNIAEGDGRTSKTDHARFIEIAYGSLMETISQVTLAARRQWLSDDELAKLRHAAEEIARMLSGLRRSILAPSNKQ is encoded by the coding sequence ATGTTTCAATTTGAGAACCTGATCGTTTGGCAGAAGTCAATTGACTATGCGGACCGTATATACGACCTGACAGACCGGTTTCCGCGAGACGAGAAATTTGGCCTTACCGCCCAGCTTAGGCGCGCTGCGGTTTCAATATCCTCGAATATTGCCGAAGGCGATGGTCGTACGTCGAAAACGGATCACGCACGTTTCATCGAAATCGCGTACGGTTCGCTGATGGAAACAATTTCACAGGTGACGCTCGCCGCCCGTCGTCAATGGCTTTCCGACGACGAGCTGGCGAAGCTTCGTCATGCCGCCGAGGAGATCGCCCGCATGCTCAGTGGCCTGCGGCGAAGCATTCTCGCCCCCAGCAACAAGCAGTAA
- a CDS encoding ABC transporter ATP-binding protein: MSSTQPPPAGEDEPPILEISGLKTYFHGESGTTKAVDDVSLTIRRGETLGLVGESGSGKSVTSLTVMRLLPERGAKIAGGSVSLLGRDIVTLPEPQMQSLRGSDVSMIFQEPGTSLNPVYKAGWQVQEAIRLHNDVSKEEALKRTIELFHEVGIPEPERRLNSYPHEMSGGQKQRVMIAMALSCNPKLLIADEPTTALDVTIQAQILDLIRKLRDERGMAVLFITHDLGVIAEIADHVAVMFRGKIVETGSVEQIFSSPQHPYTKGLLACRPRLDGKLGRLPTVADFMRVEPSSDPDGPVRITERTYSPEEHESSAPTKRLWPPESAVRDLGYEISQVTTDGPGSFVPENTAPLVRVEGLKVYYPVYSGILRRRTGDVRAVDDISFDIFAGQTLGLVGESGCGKTTTGRAILRLIDKTDGNVSYRGGSTELVSGADLRTLRRKMQIVFQDPYASLNPRMSVEACLVEPMAVHDLCPNAKDRRDRAAALLEEVGLGAEHLQRYPHEFSGGQRQRICIARALAVEPEFIVCDESVSALDVSVQAQVLNLLKDLQQKRGLTYLFISHDLSVVKFMSDMMAVMNQGKIVEYGPSDTVYARPKDEYTKRLISAIPDDSLENIRRRQRERLEAKSPEQKAG; the protein is encoded by the coding sequence GTGAGTTCGACGCAGCCCCCTCCCGCCGGCGAAGATGAGCCGCCGATTCTCGAGATCAGCGGACTGAAGACCTACTTTCATGGCGAGTCGGGAACGACCAAAGCCGTTGACGACGTCAGCCTGACGATCCGTCGCGGGGAGACGCTCGGATTGGTCGGCGAGTCAGGTTCCGGTAAGTCGGTGACGTCCCTGACGGTGATGCGGCTGCTCCCCGAACGCGGAGCCAAAATCGCGGGCGGGTCGGTCTCGCTGCTGGGGCGGGACATCGTCACGCTGCCGGAACCCCAGATGCAGTCGCTGCGGGGCAGCGATGTCAGCATGATTTTTCAGGAGCCGGGGACATCGCTGAACCCCGTCTACAAAGCGGGTTGGCAGGTTCAAGAGGCGATCCGCCTGCACAACGATGTCTCGAAGGAAGAAGCCCTCAAAAGGACGATCGAGCTATTTCATGAGGTCGGAATTCCGGAACCCGAACGGCGCCTCAACAGCTATCCGCATGAGATGTCGGGCGGTCAGAAGCAACGGGTCATGATCGCGATGGCCCTGAGCTGCAACCCGAAGCTGCTCATCGCCGATGAGCCGACCACCGCGCTCGACGTGACGATTCAAGCGCAAATTCTCGATTTGATTCGCAAGCTGCGCGACGAACGCGGGATGGCCGTGCTGTTCATTACCCACGACCTCGGCGTGATCGCGGAGATCGCCGACCACGTGGCTGTCATGTTCCGTGGAAAGATCGTGGAAACCGGGTCGGTCGAGCAGATTTTCTCGTCGCCTCAACACCCCTACACAAAGGGTTTGTTGGCCTGCCGTCCGCGGCTTGATGGCAAGCTCGGACGGTTGCCGACCGTCGCCGACTTTATGCGGGTGGAGCCGTCCTCCGATCCCGACGGACCGGTTCGCATTACCGAGCGAACGTATTCTCCCGAAGAGCATGAATCTTCGGCCCCAACAAAACGACTTTGGCCCCCCGAGTCAGCCGTGCGTGACTTGGGCTACGAAATCTCGCAGGTGACAACCGACGGACCGGGCAGCTTCGTGCCGGAGAACACGGCGCCGCTGGTGCGCGTGGAAGGGCTAAAGGTCTACTATCCGGTCTACAGCGGGATTTTGCGGCGCCGTACCGGCGATGTGCGGGCCGTTGATGATATCTCTTTCGATATTTTTGCCGGACAGACTCTCGGTCTCGTCGGAGAGTCGGGATGCGGCAAGACGACCACCGGCCGGGCCATTTTGCGATTGATCGACAAGACGGACGGCAACGTCTCGTACCGCGGCGGATCAACCGAGTTGGTCAGCGGGGCGGATTTGCGAACCCTGCGTCGGAAAATGCAAATCGTGTTTCAGGACCCCTACGCCTCACTCAATCCGCGAATGTCGGTTGAGGCGTGCCTTGTCGAGCCGATGGCGGTCCATGACCTCTGCCCCAACGCGAAAGACCGGAGGGACCGGGCCGCCGCACTGCTCGAAGAGGTCGGATTGGGAGCCGAGCACCTGCAGCGCTATCCGCATGAGTTTTCCGGCGGACAGCGTCAGCGAATCTGTATCGCCCGAGCTCTGGCCGTCGAGCCGGAGTTTATTGTCTGCGATGAAAGCGTTTCGGCTCTCGACGTCTCGGTCCAGGCACAGGTACTCAACTTGCTCAAGGATTTGCAGCAAAAACGCGGGCTGACATACCTGTTCATTAGCCACGACCTGAGCGTCGTCAAATTCATGTCCGACATGATGGCCGTGATGAATCAGGGCAAAATCGTCGAGTACGGTCCCTCCGACACGGTCTACGCCCGACCGAAGGACGAGTACACGAAGCGGCTGATCTCCGCGATTCCGGACGACTCCCTGGAGAACATTCGCCGACGGCAACGAGAACGGCTCGAAGCGAAGTCACCGGAGCAAAAAGCGGGTTGA
- a CDS encoding ABC transporter ATP-binding protein: MSTMLEDDEPVYALGEDPLAAAPAIEITNLGHIYKKHRALESVNLRVDRGSIHGFVGPNGAGKTTTLKLICTLLKPQAGKVRVFGLDVVTDLREVRKRIGYMPDHFSMYRQMTVGEYLDFFGAAYGMTLRDRDRVIDDVLTLTDMVGRREHLIRGLSRGLQQRVSLARVLVNDPDLLLLDEPASGLDPRARIELMDILRELRSLGKTIFISSHILSELAELCDSCSIIDRGVTKYSGPMEELLAGAEENPGYRVTFGRAEEGIAERLLEIDGVLEAEADEHRPKTYRISIDWTAITVNDLLARVLALGLPVESFQRQTRHLNDAFMSLTETGVR, translated from the coding sequence ATGTCCACCATGCTTGAAGATGACGAACCGGTCTACGCTCTCGGCGAGGACCCGCTCGCGGCCGCGCCGGCGATCGAGATTACGAACCTCGGTCATATCTATAAGAAGCACCGGGCTCTCGAGAGCGTCAACCTCCGCGTTGACCGAGGTTCGATCCACGGTTTCGTCGGGCCGAATGGCGCCGGCAAGACGACCACCTTAAAGCTGATCTGCACCCTGCTGAAGCCGCAGGCAGGTAAGGTTCGCGTCTTCGGTCTCGACGTCGTCACTGATTTACGCGAAGTGCGAAAGCGGATCGGTTATATGCCGGACCACTTCAGCATGTACCGGCAGATGACGGTCGGAGAATACCTCGACTTTTTCGGCGCCGCCTACGGCATGACGTTAAGAGACCGCGACCGGGTGATCGACGACGTGCTCACCCTGACCGATATGGTCGGTCGACGAGAGCACTTAATTCGCGGCCTGTCCCGCGGCCTGCAGCAGCGCGTTTCGCTGGCTCGCGTGCTCGTAAACGATCCCGACCTGCTGCTGCTGGATGAACCGGCTAGCGGCCTCGACCCACGGGCCCGGATCGAGTTGATGGACATCCTTAGAGAATTGCGATCTCTGGGAAAAACCATCTTCATCAGTTCGCATATTCTGAGTGAGTTAGCCGAACTGTGCGACAGTTGCTCGATCATCGATCGCGGCGTCACGAAGTACAGCGGGCCGATGGAGGAACTGCTCGCCGGAGCGGAGGAGAACCCCGGCTACCGCGTGACGTTCGGACGTGCCGAAGAGGGCATCGCCGAGCGACTTCTCGAGATCGACGGCGTGCTGGAGGCGGAAGCCGACGAGCATCGGCCGAAGACCTATCGTATTTCGATCGATTGGACCGCAATAACGGTCAACGACCTGCTGGCCCGCGTCCTCGCCCTCGGCCTCCCCGTCGAGTCCTTCCAACGCCAAACCCGACATCTTAACGACGCCTTTATGAGTTTAACGGAGACGGGAGTTAGGTGA